The following proteins come from a genomic window of Trifolium pratense cultivar HEN17-A07 linkage group LG4, ARS_RC_1.1, whole genome shotgun sequence:
- the LOC123923628 gene encoding uncharacterized protein LOC123923628: MSTSEDKTEVVERGFKDEKKHKEDDKEEGEKGGFIEKVKDFIHDIGEKIEEVIGFGKPTADVKGIHIPKVNIHMIDLVVDVLIKNPNPVPIPLIDINYLIESDGRKLVSGLIPDAGTIHAHGEETVKIPLTLIYDDIKKTYADIKPGSIIPYRVKVDLIFDVPVLGRFTLPLEKKGEIPIPYKPDVDIEKIQFKKFSFEETVANLHLKLENMNDFDLGLNALEYEVWLGDVNIGGAELSKSAKLEKSGGISYIDVPVTFRPKDFGSALWDMIRGKGTGYTMKGNIDVDTPFGAMKLPISKEGGTTRLKKNREDGGDDDDDDED; encoded by the exons ATGTCGACATCTGAGGATAAGACGGAAGTTGTGGAAAGGGGTTTTAAGGATGAAAAAAAGCATAAGGAAGATGATAAAGAAGAAGGAGAGAAAGGTGGATTTATTGAGAAAGTGAAGGATTTTATTCATGACATTGGTGAGAAGATTGAGGAAGTTATCGGATTCGGGAAGCCGACTGCTGATGTTAAAGGGATACACATTCCGAAAGTTAACATTCATATGATAGATCTTGTTGTTGATGTTCTTATAAAGAATCCGAATCCGGTACCGATTCCTTTGATTGATATCAATTATTTGATTGAGAGTGATGGAAGGAAACTTGTTTCTGGTTTGATACCGGATGCAGGTACTATTCATGCTCATGGCGAGGAAACTGTGAAGATTCCTCTtactttgatttatgatgataTTAAGAAAACCTATGCTGATATTAAACCGGGAAGCATTATTCCTTATAGGGTTAAGGTTGATCTTATTTTCGATGTTCCTGTCTTGGGAAGGTTTACACTACCTTTAGAGAAAAAAGGAGAAATTCCGATTCCATATAAGCCTGATGTTGATATTGAGAAGATTCAGTTCAAAAAATTCTCGTTTGAAGAGACGGTTGCGAATCTTCATTTGAAACTGGAAAACATGAATGATTTTGACTTAGGACTCAATGCACTTGAGTACGAGGTTTGGCTTGGTGATGTTAACATTGGAGGTGCAGAACTTAGTAAATCTGCTAAACTTGAGAAAAGTGGAGGAATAAGTTACATCGATGTTCCGGTTACCTTTAGACCTAAGGACTTTGGTTCTGCACTATGGGATATGATAAGAGGAAAAGGAACTGGTTACACCATGAAAGGTAACATTGATGTTGACACTCCCTTTGGAGCAATGAAATTGCCTATCAGCAAAGAAGGCGGTACTACTCGTCTTAAGAAGAATAGGGAAGATGGAGGTGAtgacgacgatgatgatgag GATTGA
- the LOC123923627 gene encoding cation/H(+) antiporter 4-like, translating to MDLTMITRTGRKAWTIAFCSFVIPTVLGLTVSYRFLGYWNNYIGEFEAKTLPVIVIGHSGCYFAVIASLLSDLEILNSELGRLALSTALVMDAFNTIVSGIGTAVISSLKTGSNDDDSGKGPIAALLTTFYFICFMVLTPLLLRPIMRRFVRNTPEGRPVKKLYKSIVFILALAVGLFGTVANQSVLAGLLVLGLIVPEGPPLGTEMIKQLELFSTWFLCPIFVTSCAMKVHIGIHVDGRLLLVWFFIIVSVNWLKILMTIGICWHCKMPKTDGLCLALMLGCKGVVDFCTNVFLHDALLMSNEALSVMTINVLVMGTMAHVGVKFLYDPSRKYAGYQKRNIENMKPNSELKIVSCIHKPSHIIPIKNVLDICNPTSSNPLVVHVLHLMELVGRSSPIFISHRLQERLGSGRHTFSEDVIATIDLFEHDNVGTVSASTYTAISPPRFMHDDICYLALDKLASIIILPFHITWSEDGSVESTNENIRSLNTKVIERAPCSVAILVNRGCSSTINYNGKTKQIAMIFIGGPDDREALCFAKRTMKDDTYHLVVYHLVSTIKNDDFTNWDVMLDCELLKGVKGVYGSVDNVTYEKVGVENTSDTTAFISDIANQHDFIIVGRRNGVKSPQTQALEKWTEYPELGVIGDLLASRDTNTKASILVVQQQLMTKS from the exons ATGGATCTCACCATGATAACAAGAACAGGTAGAAAAGCATGGACAATAGCATTTTGTTCCTTTGTGATTCCAACGGTTCTTGGTCTCACAGTGAGTTACAGATTCTTAGGATATTGGAACAATTACATTGGAGAGTTTGAAGCAAAAACTCTACCAGTTATAGTTATTGGACATAGTGGTTGTTACTTTGCTGTCATAGCTTCTTTGCTCTCTGATCTTGAGATTCTTAACTCGGAACTTGGACGTTTAGCACTCTCGACGGCTTTGGTTATGGATGCTTTCAACACAATTGTTTCAGGAATCGGCACAGCTGTAATTAGCAGCCTCAAAACTGGTTCAAATGATGATGATAGTGGAAAAGGACCCATTGCAGCTCTTTTaaccactttctatttcatatgtTTTATGGTATTGACTCCTCTTCTGCTGCGTCCTATAATGAGGCGGTTTGTTAGAAACACGCCAGAAGGTAGACCAGTGAAGAAATTATACAAAAGTATTGTTTTCATTTTAGCTCTTGCAGTTGGATTGTTTGGAACTGTGGCAAATCAAAGTGTTTTAGCTGGATTGTTAGTTCTTGGTCTTATTGTACCTGAAGGTCCTCCATTGGGAACTGAAATGATTAAGCAATTAGAATTGTTCAGTACTTGGTTCCTTTGTCCTATTTTTGTCACAAGTTGTGCTATGAAGGTTCATATTGGTATACATGTTGATGGAAGGTTGCTGCTTGTGTGGTTTTTTATTATAGTTTCTGTTAATTGGCTTAAAATTCTGATGACAATTGGAATTTGTTGGCATTGTAAAATGCCTAAGACTGATGGTTTGTGCCTAGCTCTCATGTTAGGTTGTAAGGGTGTTGTGGATTTTTGCACTAATGTGTTTCTTCATGATGCCTTG CTTATGAGCAATGAAGCACTATCTGTTATGACTATAAATGTGTTGGTGATGGGAACCATGGCGCATGTCGGTGTGAAGTTCTTGTATGATCCTTCAAGAAAATACGCAGGTTATCAAAAAAGAAACATCGAGAACATGAAACCAAACTCAGAGCTTAAGATAGTTTCATGCATCCACAAGCCAAGTCACATAATTCCCATCAAGAATGTTCTTGACATTTGTAATCCTACATCAAGCAACCCATTGGTAGTTCATGTCTTGCACCTCATGGAACTCGTCGGAAGATCCTCCCCCATTTTCATCTCGCATCGCCTTCAAGAGCGACTCGGTTCAGGTCGCCACACTTTCTCTGAGGATGTCATTGCAACCATTGATCTTTTTGAACATGACAATGTTGGTACTGTATCAGCGAGTACCTACACAGCTATATCGCCCCCTCGTTTCATGCACGACGATATATGTTATCTTGCATTGGACAAACTTGCATCCATTATCATTCTTCCTTTTCATATTACATGGTCAGAAGATGGTTCTGTTGAATCGACAAACGAGAATATAAGGTCTTTGAACACCAAAGTTATTGAAAGAGCACCTTGTTCGGTAGCAATTCTTGTCAATAGGGGATGCTCTTCTACTATCAACTACAATGGTAAAACAAAGCAAATTGCCATGATTTTCATAGGGGGTCCAGATGACAGAGAAGCATTGTGTTTCGCTAAAAGAACAATGAAAGACGATACTTATCACTTGGTCGTGTATCACTTGGTTTCAACGATCAAGAATGATGACTTCACTAATTGGGATGTTATGCTTGATTGTGAGTTACTAAAGGGTGTTAAGGGCGTTTATGGTAGTGTGGATAATGTGACATATGAAAAAGTTGGTGTTGAAAACACTTCAGATACCACTGCGTTCATCTCTGATATAGCAAATCAACACGATTTCATTATAGTTGGGAGACGTAACGGGGTGAAATCGCCTCAGACACAAGCTCTAGAAAAATGGACCGAGTATCCCGAGTTAGGTGTGATTGGAGATTTGCTTGCTTCCCGAGATACTAACACCAAAGCTTCAATATTAGTTGTGCAACAACAACTAATGACTAAGTCATGA